A window from Pseudoliparis swirei isolate HS2019 ecotype Mariana Trench chromosome 17, NWPU_hadal_v1, whole genome shotgun sequence encodes these proteins:
- the cdk1 gene encoding cyclin-dependent kinase 1 encodes MEDYLKIEKIGEGTYGVVYKGRHKATGQIVAMKKIRLESEEEGVPSTAVREVSLLQELKHPNVVRLLDVLMQESRLYLIFEFLSMDLKKYLDSIPSGQYMEPMLVKSYLYQILEGIYFCHCRRVLHRDLKPQNLLIDNKGVIKLADFGLARAFGVPVRVYTHEVVTLWYRAPEVLLGSPRYSTPVDVWSTGTIFAELATKKPLFHGDSEIDQLFRIFRTLGTPNNEVWPEVESLPDYKNTFPKWKSGNLSSMVKNLDKNGLDLLAKMLIYNPPKRVSAREAMTHAYFDDLDKSTLPAASINKI; translated from the exons GTACCTACGGGGTGGTGTATAAGGGCCGGCACAAGGCTACAGGGCAGATTGTGGCGATGAAGAAGATCCGCctggagagtgaggaggagggcgtTCCCAGCACCGCCGTCCGAGAGGTCTCTCTGCTCCAAGAGCTGAAGCATCCCAATGTTGTACG ACTCCTGGATGTGCTGATGCAGGAGTCTCGTCTCTACCTCATCTTTGAGTTCCTGTCCATGGACTTGAAAAAGTACCTGGACTCCATTCCGTCTGGCCAGTACATGGAGCCGATGCTGGTCAAG AGCTACCTGTACCAGATCCTGGAGGGCATCTACTTCTGCCACTGTCGCCGAGTCCTCCACCGGGACCTGAAGCCCCAGAACCTCCTGATCGACAACAAAGGAGTCATCAAACTGGCCGACTTTGGTCTCGCTCGGGCCTTCGGGGTTCCCGTCAGGGTCTACACCCACGAG GTCGTGACCCTTTGGTACCGCGCTCCAGAGGTGCTCCTGGGTTCACCCCGATACTCAACCCCTGTCGACGTTTGGAGCACCGGCACCATCTTCGCTGAGCTCGCCACGAAGAAGCCTCTGTTCCACGGAGACTCTGAGATAGACCAGCTCTTTAGGATCTTCAG GACTCTGGGGACCCCGAACAATGAAGTGTGGCCGGAAGTCGAGAGCCTCCCCGACTACAAGAACACCTTCCCTAAATGGAAGTCGGGCAACCTGTCTTCAATGGTGAAAAACCTGGATAAGAACGGCCTGGACCTGCTGGCG AAAATGTTGATCTACAATCCTCCCAAGAGGGTCTCCGCCCGCGAGGCCATGACCCACGCCTACTTTGACGACCTGGACAAATCCACGCTGCCCGCCGCGAGCATCAACAAAATCTAA